One segment of Pan paniscus chromosome 20, NHGRI_mPanPan1-v2.0_pri, whole genome shotgun sequence DNA contains the following:
- the ZNF256 gene encoding zinc finger protein 256 isoform X2, with protein sequence MFLSSCTFEVSGKPFTCKEVGKDFLVRSRFLQQQAAHTRKKSNRTKSAVAFHSVKNHYNWGECVKAFSYKHVHVQHQGDLIRERSYVCSECGKSFSTSCSLSDHLRVHTSEKPYTCGECGKSYRQSSSLITHRRIHTGVRPHQCDECGKLFNRKYDLLIHQRVHTGERPYKCSECGKSFSHSSSLITHQRIHTGMRPYECSECGKSFIHSSSLITHQRVHTGTRPYMCSECGKSFSQSCHLIKHRRLHIGEGPYECSECGKLFTYRSRFFQHQRVHTGVRSHECHECGKLFSRKFDLIVHERVHTGERPYECSECGKSFTCKSYLISHWKVHTGARPYECGECGKSFTHSSTLLQHQRVHTGERPYECNECGKFFSQSSSLIRHRRSHTGERPYECSECWKSFSNHSSLVKHRRVHTGERPYECSECGKSFSQSSNLTNHQRIHSGERPYECSDCGKFFTFNSNLLKHQNVHKG encoded by the coding sequence ATGTTTTTGAGCAGCTGCACATTTGAAGTATCTGGGAAGCCCTTCACTTGCAAGGAGGTTGGGAAGGATTTCCTGGTGAGATCAAGATTTCTTCAGCAACAGGCTGCTCACACCAGAAAGAAGTCAAACAGAACCAAGAGTGCAGTGGCCTTTCACAGTGTAAAAAATCATTACAACTGGGGAGAATGCGTGAAAGCTTTCAGCTACAAACATGTACATGTTCAGCACCAGGGAGACCTCATTAGGGAAAGATCTTACGtgtgcagtgaatgtgggaaatcTTTTAGCACAAGCTGTAGCCTCAGTGATCATTTGCGAGTTCACACTTCAGAAAAGCCTTATACATGTGGGGAATGTGGGAAATCCTACAGGCAAAGCTCTAGCCTTATTACGCACCGAAGAATTCACACTGGAGTAAGACCTCATCAATGTGATGAATGTGGAAAATTATTTAACAGGAAGTATGACCTTCTTATACATCAGAGAGTTCATACTGGAGAAAGGCCTTACAagtgcagtgaatgtgggaaatcCTTTAGCCATAGCTCTAGCCTCATTACACaccagagaattcatactggaatGAGGCCTTATgagtgcagtgaatgtgggaaatcTTTTATCCATAGTTCTAGCCTTATTACACACCAGAGAGTTCACACTGGTACAAGGCCTTATAtgtgcagtgaatgtgggaaatcCTTTAGCCAGAGCTGTCACCTCATTAAACACCGGAGACTTCACATTGGAGAAGGGCCTTATGAGTGTAGTGAATGTGGGAAATTGTTTACTTATAGATCTCGTTTCTTCCAACACCAGAGAGTTCATACTGGAGTAAGATCTCATGAATGTCATGAATGTGGAAAATTATTTAGCAGGAAATTTGACCTCATCGTACATGAGAGAGTTCACACAGGAGAAAGGCCATATGAGTGCAGTGAATGTGGAAAATCCTTTACCTGTAAATCCTACCTCATCTCACACTGGAAAGTTCATACTGGAGCAAGGCCTTATGAATGTGGGGAATGTGGGAAATCATTTACTCATAGCTCTACACTCCTTCAACACCAGagagttcacactggagaaaggccTTATGAGTGCAATGAATGTGGGAAGTTTTTTAGCCAGAGCTCCAGCCTCATTAGACATAGGAGAAGTCACACCGGAGAAAGGCCTTATGAGTGCAGTGAGTGTTGGAAATCCTTTAGTAACCACTCTAGCCTCGTTAAACACCGAAGAGTTCATACCGGAGAAAGGCCTTATGAATGCAGTGAATGTGGAAAATCCTTTAGCCAGAGCTCTAACCTCACTAATCACCAGCGAATTCACAGTGGGGAAAGGCCTTATGAGTGTAGTGACTGTGGAAAATTTTTTACCTTCAACTCCAACCTCCTAAAACATCAGAACGTTCACAAGGGATAA
- the ZNF256 gene encoding zinc finger protein 256 isoform X1 yields the protein MAAAELTAPAQGIVTFEDVAVYFSWKEWGLLDEAQKCLYHDVMLENLTLTTSLGGSGAGDEEAPYEQSTSPQRVSQVRIPKALPSPQKTNPCEICGPVLREILHLVEHQGTHHGQKLYTDGACRKQLQFTAYLHQHQKQHVGQKHFRSNGGRDMFLSSCTFEVSGKPFTCKEVGKDFLVRSRFLQQQAAHTRKKSNRTKSAVAFHSVKNHYNWGECVKAFSYKHVHVQHQGDLIRERSYVCSECGKSFSTSCSLSDHLRVHTSEKPYTCGECGKSYRQSSSLITHRRIHTGVRPHQCDECGKLFNRKYDLLIHQRVHTGERPYKCSECGKSFSHSSSLITHQRIHTGMRPYECSECGKSFIHSSSLITHQRVHTGTRPYMCSECGKSFSQSCHLIKHRRLHIGEGPYECSECGKLFTYRSRFFQHQRVHTGVRSHECHECGKLFSRKFDLIVHERVHTGERPYECSECGKSFTCKSYLISHWKVHTGARPYECGECGKSFTHSSTLLQHQRVHTGERPYECNECGKFFSQSSSLIRHRRSHTGERPYECSECWKSFSNHSSLVKHRRVHTGERPYECSECGKSFSQSSNLTNHQRIHSGERPYECSDCGKFFTFNSNLLKHQNVHKG from the exons ATGGCGGCGGCCGAGCTGACGGCCCCGGCCCAG GGCATTGTGACCTTTGAGGACGTGGCTGTTTACTTCTCCTGGAAGGAATGGGGTCTTCTTGATGAGGCTCAGAAATGCCTGTACCACGATGTGATGCTGGAGAACTTGACACTTACAACCTCCCTGG gtgGTTCTGGAGCAGGGGATGAGGAGGCACCTTATGAGCAGAGCACTTCTCCACAGCGGGTGTCACAGGTTAGGATTCCTAAGGCCCTTCCTTCTCCCCAGAAGACCAACCCCTGTGAGATATGTGGCCCAGTCTTGAGAGAGATTTTGCACTTGGTTGAACACCAGGGAACACACCATGGTCAGAAACTGTATACAGACGGGGCATGTAGGAAACAATTACAATTTACTGCATACCTTCATCAGCACCAGAAGCAGCATGTTGGACAGAAACACTTCAGAAGCAATGGGGGCAGAGACATGTTTTTGAGCAGCTGCACATTTGAAGTATCTGGGAAGCCCTTCACTTGCAAGGAGGTTGGGAAGGATTTCCTGGTGAGATCAAGATTTCTTCAGCAACAGGCTGCTCACACCAGAAAGAAGTCAAACAGAACCAAGAGTGCAGTGGCCTTTCACAGTGTAAAAAATCATTACAACTGGGGAGAATGCGTGAAAGCTTTCAGCTACAAACATGTACATGTTCAGCACCAGGGAGACCTCATTAGGGAAAGATCTTACGtgtgcagtgaatgtgggaaatcTTTTAGCACAAGCTGTAGCCTCAGTGATCATTTGCGAGTTCACACTTCAGAAAAGCCTTATACATGTGGGGAATGTGGGAAATCCTACAGGCAAAGCTCTAGCCTTATTACGCACCGAAGAATTCACACTGGAGTAAGACCTCATCAATGTGATGAATGTGGAAAATTATTTAACAGGAAGTATGACCTTCTTATACATCAGAGAGTTCATACTGGAGAAAGGCCTTACAagtgcagtgaatgtgggaaatcCTTTAGCCATAGCTCTAGCCTCATTACACaccagagaattcatactggaatGAGGCCTTATgagtgcagtgaatgtgggaaatcTTTTATCCATAGTTCTAGCCTTATTACACACCAGAGAGTTCACACTGGTACAAGGCCTTATAtgtgcagtgaatgtgggaaatcCTTTAGCCAGAGCTGTCACCTCATTAAACACCGGAGACTTCACATTGGAGAAGGGCCTTATGAGTGTAGTGAATGTGGGAAATTGTTTACTTATAGATCTCGTTTCTTCCAACACCAGAGAGTTCATACTGGAGTAAGATCTCATGAATGTCATGAATGTGGAAAATTATTTAGCAGGAAATTTGACCTCATCGTACATGAGAGAGTTCACACAGGAGAAAGGCCATATGAGTGCAGTGAATGTGGAAAATCCTTTACCTGTAAATCCTACCTCATCTCACACTGGAAAGTTCATACTGGAGCAAGGCCTTATGAATGTGGGGAATGTGGGAAATCATTTACTCATAGCTCTACACTCCTTCAACACCAGagagttcacactggagaaaggccTTATGAGTGCAATGAATGTGGGAAGTTTTTTAGCCAGAGCTCCAGCCTCATTAGACATAGGAGAAGTCACACCGGAGAAAGGCCTTATGAGTGCAGTGAGTGTTGGAAATCCTTTAGTAACCACTCTAGCCTCGTTAAACACCGAAGAGTTCATACCGGAGAAAGGCCTTATGAATGCAGTGAATGTGGAAAATCCTTTAGCCAGAGCTCTAACCTCACTAATCACCAGCGAATTCACAGTGGGGAAAGGCCTTATGAGTGTAGTGACTGTGGAAAATTTTTTACCTTCAACTCCAACCTCCTAAAACATCAGAACGTTCACAAGGGATAA